A genomic window from Elaeis guineensis isolate ETL-2024a chromosome 3, EG11, whole genome shotgun sequence includes:
- the LOC105040441 gene encoding zinc transporter 4, chloroplastic-like, with amino-acid sequence MVAGDGECRDDEAAMPLKLAAIAAILVSSIAGVAIPLAGRRRRFLRPDGGGFAFVKSFGAGVILATGFVHMLPEATESLADAAMPVRALPEFPFAGFAAMIATLGTLVLDFVGTTFYEREHGAEKGKQKEPRVGVWSQGNGEVDGNAMRTIGVPARAAAHGEMGWGAVPSHVRHVVVSQILELGIVSHSVIIGLSLGVSRNPCTIRPLIAALSFHQFFEGFALGGYISQAQFSSLKETVMACFFALTTPGGIGLGLSVASFYDPDSPAAMVAEGLLDSISAGILIYMALVDLIAADVLDRLKNSSISLQVGTCVALFSGAGLMSLLALWA; translated from the exons ATGGTGGCGGGAGATGGAGAATGCCGTGACGACGAGGCGGCGATGCCACTGAAACTGGCTGCGATCGCCGCGATCCTCGTCTCCAGCATCGCCGGCGTGGCGATCCCACTGGCCGGGAGACGGCGGCGGTTCCTCCGCCCCGACGGTGGCGGGTTCGCCTTCGTCAAGTCCTTTGGAGCGGGCGTGATCCTGGCGACGGGATTCGTCCACATGCTCCCCGAGGCGACAGAGTCGCTGGCGGACGCCGCCATGCCGGTGCGGGCGTTGCCTGAGTTCCCATTCGCGGGCTTTGCGGCGATGATCGCCACGCTCGGGACGCTCGTGCTGGACTTCGTCGGAACGACGTTCTACGAGCGGGAGCACGGGGCGgagaaggggaagcagaaggagCCGAGGGTTGGGGTCTGGTCCCAGGGGAACGGCGAGGTCGACGGCAACGCAATGCGCACCATCGGGGTGCCCGCACGCGCCGCGGCGCATGGGGAGATGGGCTGGGGAGCGGTGCCTTCGCACGTGCGGCACGTCGTCGTATCACAG ATCCTGGAGCTTGGGATTGTTTCACACTCAGTGATTATAGGCTTGTCCTTGGGGGTGTCACGAAACCCATGCACTATCAGACCCCTAATAGCTGCCTTGTCCTTCCACCAGTTCTTCGAGGGATTTGCGCTGGGAGGATACATCTCTCAG GCTCAATTCAGCAGTCTCAAGGAAACGGTAATGGCGTGCTTCTTTGCCTTGACAACACCTGGAGGGATCGGCCTGGGCCTCTCAGTGGCATCATTTTATGATCCTGATAGCCCGGCAGCCATGGTGGCGGAGGGACTTCTGGACTCCATCTCTGCAGGCATCCTGATCTACATGGCGCTGGTGGATTTGATCGCTGCCGACGTCCTCGACCGCCTCAAGAACAGCAGCATATCTCTCCAGGTTGGCACCTGTGTCGCCCTTTTCTCTGGTGCTGGACTCATGTCTCTGCTGGCCTTATGGGCCTGA
- the LOC105040440 gene encoding probable mitochondrial adenine nucleotide transporter BTL3 isoform X1 produces MHCFQSSNTFDKYFPGLGLGKDAPLLIEPPHDLFSPNFSICLLVSEILRPDVSKTASCLVETNCLVYFRTLASRASIPTTLQFACIPRIGSIRTHFADAGEEKEEEKCCSEKLASAEGKDKRKNSWNDLPKFLLAGAVSTIISRIQEKDLKHKKIRKIFWTCIAPLERLKLECIVQGSKYSWVNILRCIWVTEGLRGFWKGNALNLFRMVPFKSINFICYDLYLANLLSVPGKEGITNRDRLIGGGISGIVATVLCIPLDTIRTRLVAPGGKALGGVAGCFCHMVQKEGFLSLYKGLTPALISMAPASAVFYAAYDMLKSSSLSHKKKMSGGETELGPIRTLIYGAIAGACAETVTYPLEVIRRKLQLQQAANFGLASAFILQIESDGVGSLFSGLFPSTLQVLPSAAFSYFFYETMKSILKIN; encoded by the exons ATGCATTGTTTTCAATCCTCAAACACGTTCGACAAATATTTTCCAGGACTTGGCCTGGGAAAAGATGCTCCGCTCCTGATAGAACCCCCACATGACCtcttctccccgaacttctccatcTGCCTCTTGGTTTCTGAGATTCTTCGACCCGATGTTTCCAAAACCGCCAGTTGTTTGGTGGAAACGAATTGTTTGGTCTATTTTAGGACCCTTGCTAGTAGAGCATCAATTCCCACGACTCTGCAATTTGCTTGTATCCCGAGAATTGGGAGCATACGAACTCACTTTGCAGATGCTGgtgaagagaaggaagaggagaagtGTTGCAGTGAAAAATTGGCTTCGGCGGAAGGGAAAGATAAAAGGAAGAATTCTTGGAATGATTTGCCCAAATTCCTCCTGGCAGGTGCAGTGTCCACCATCATTTCcag AATTCAGGAAAAAGACCTGAAGCACAAGAAAATCAGAAAGATTTTCTG GACATGCATTGCACCCTTGGAGAGGTTAAAGCTAGAGTGCATTGTCCAAGGATCAAAGTATTCATGGGTGAATATACTTAGATGCATCTGGGTTACTGAAGGATTAAGAGGGTTTTGGAAGGGCAATGCTCTAAATCTCTTCCGCATGGTTCCCTTCAAATCAATCAACTTCATATGCTATGACCTGTACCTGGCTAATCTCCTCAGCGTTCCTGGAAAAGAAGGGATCACAAATCGTGATAGACTCATTGGTGGTGGCATATCGGGTATTGTTGCAACCGTGCTCTGCATTCCTCTTGACACA ATCCGAACAAGACTGGTAGCTCCAGGTGGCAAAGCTCTTGGAGGCGTGGCAGGTTGCTTCTGTCACATGGTACAGAAGGAGGGCTTCCTTTCCCTCTACAAGGGACTTACTCCAGCACTTATAAGCATGGCTCCGGCCAGTGCCGTCTTTTATGCAGCCTATGACATGCTCAAGAGTTCTTCTCTCTCTCACAAGAAGAAGATGAGTGGAGGTGAGACTGAACTGGGACCCATAAGGACCTTAATATACGGTGCCATCGCTGGGGCCTGTGCAGAGACAGTAACATACCCCTTGGAAGTCATTAGGAGGAAGCTCCAGCTCCAACAGGCTGCCAATTTTGGTCTGGCTTCAGCCTTCATTCTGCAGATAGAAAGCGATGGAGTTGGATCACTTTTTTCAGGCCTGTTTCCTAGCACACTTCAG GTATTGCCATCAGCAGCTTTCAGCTATTTCTTCTACGAGACGATGAAGTCAATTCTGAAAATCAACTAA
- the LOC105040440 gene encoding probable mitochondrial adenine nucleotide transporter BTL3 isoform X2 has product MHCFQSSNTFDKYFPGLGLGKDAPLLIEPPHDLFSPNFSICLLVSEILRPDVSKTASCLVETNCLVYFRTLASRASIPTTLQFACIPRIGSIRTHFADAGEEKEEEKCCSEKLASAEGKDKRKNSWNDLPKFLLAGAVSTIISRTCIAPLERLKLECIVQGSKYSWVNILRCIWVTEGLRGFWKGNALNLFRMVPFKSINFICYDLYLANLLSVPGKEGITNRDRLIGGGISGIVATVLCIPLDTIRTRLVAPGGKALGGVAGCFCHMVQKEGFLSLYKGLTPALISMAPASAVFYAAYDMLKSSSLSHKKKMSGGETELGPIRTLIYGAIAGACAETVTYPLEVIRRKLQLQQAANFGLASAFILQIESDGVGSLFSGLFPSTLQVLPSAAFSYFFYETMKSILKIN; this is encoded by the exons ATGCATTGTTTTCAATCCTCAAACACGTTCGACAAATATTTTCCAGGACTTGGCCTGGGAAAAGATGCTCCGCTCCTGATAGAACCCCCACATGACCtcttctccccgaacttctccatcTGCCTCTTGGTTTCTGAGATTCTTCGACCCGATGTTTCCAAAACCGCCAGTTGTTTGGTGGAAACGAATTGTTTGGTCTATTTTAGGACCCTTGCTAGTAGAGCATCAATTCCCACGACTCTGCAATTTGCTTGTATCCCGAGAATTGGGAGCATACGAACTCACTTTGCAGATGCTGgtgaagagaaggaagaggagaagtGTTGCAGTGAAAAATTGGCTTCGGCGGAAGGGAAAGATAAAAGGAAGAATTCTTGGAATGATTTGCCCAAATTCCTCCTGGCAGGTGCAGTGTCCACCATCATTTCcag GACATGCATTGCACCCTTGGAGAGGTTAAAGCTAGAGTGCATTGTCCAAGGATCAAAGTATTCATGGGTGAATATACTTAGATGCATCTGGGTTACTGAAGGATTAAGAGGGTTTTGGAAGGGCAATGCTCTAAATCTCTTCCGCATGGTTCCCTTCAAATCAATCAACTTCATATGCTATGACCTGTACCTGGCTAATCTCCTCAGCGTTCCTGGAAAAGAAGGGATCACAAATCGTGATAGACTCATTGGTGGTGGCATATCGGGTATTGTTGCAACCGTGCTCTGCATTCCTCTTGACACA ATCCGAACAAGACTGGTAGCTCCAGGTGGCAAAGCTCTTGGAGGCGTGGCAGGTTGCTTCTGTCACATGGTACAGAAGGAGGGCTTCCTTTCCCTCTACAAGGGACTTACTCCAGCACTTATAAGCATGGCTCCGGCCAGTGCCGTCTTTTATGCAGCCTATGACATGCTCAAGAGTTCTTCTCTCTCTCACAAGAAGAAGATGAGTGGAGGTGAGACTGAACTGGGACCCATAAGGACCTTAATATACGGTGCCATCGCTGGGGCCTGTGCAGAGACAGTAACATACCCCTTGGAAGTCATTAGGAGGAAGCTCCAGCTCCAACAGGCTGCCAATTTTGGTCTGGCTTCAGCCTTCATTCTGCAGATAGAAAGCGATGGAGTTGGATCACTTTTTTCAGGCCTGTTTCCTAGCACACTTCAG GTATTGCCATCAGCAGCTTTCAGCTATTTCTTCTACGAGACGATGAAGTCAATTCTGAAAATCAACTAA
- the LOC105040440 gene encoding probable mitochondrial adenine nucleotide transporter BTL3 isoform X3, with protein sequence MFPKPPVVWWKRIVWSILGPLLVEHQFPRLCNLLVSRELGAYELTLQMLVKRRKRRSVAVKNWLRRKGKIKGRILGMICPNSSWQVQCPPSFPALFIHRIQEKDLKHKKIRKIFWTCIAPLERLKLECIVQGSKYSWVNILRCIWVTEGLRGFWKGNALNLFRMVPFKSINFICYDLYLANLLSVPGKEGITNRDRLIGGGISGIVATVLCIPLDTIRTRLVAPGGKALGGVAGCFCHMVQKEGFLSLYKGLTPALISMAPASAVFYAAYDMLKSSSLSHKKKMSGGETELGPIRTLIYGAIAGACAETVTYPLEVIRRKLQLQQAANFGLASAFILQIESDGVGSLFSGLFPSTLQVLPSAAFSYFFYETMKSILKIN encoded by the exons ATGTTTCCAAAACCGCCAGTTGTTTGGTGGAAACGAATTGTTTGGTCTATTTTAGGACCCTTGCTAGTAGAGCATCAATTCCCACGACTCTGCAATTTGCTTGTATCCCGAGAATTGGGAGCATACGAACTCACTTTGCAGATGCTGgtgaagagaaggaagaggagaagtGTTGCAGTGAAAAATTGGCTTCGGCGGAAGGGAAAGATAAAAGGAAGAATTCTTGGAATGATTTGCCCAAATTCCTCCTGGCAGGTGCAGTGTCCACCATCATTTCcag CTCTTTTTATCCACAGAATTCAGGAAAAAGACCTGAAGCACAAGAAAATCAGAAAGATTTTCTG GACATGCATTGCACCCTTGGAGAGGTTAAAGCTAGAGTGCATTGTCCAAGGATCAAAGTATTCATGGGTGAATATACTTAGATGCATCTGGGTTACTGAAGGATTAAGAGGGTTTTGGAAGGGCAATGCTCTAAATCTCTTCCGCATGGTTCCCTTCAAATCAATCAACTTCATATGCTATGACCTGTACCTGGCTAATCTCCTCAGCGTTCCTGGAAAAGAAGGGATCACAAATCGTGATAGACTCATTGGTGGTGGCATATCGGGTATTGTTGCAACCGTGCTCTGCATTCCTCTTGACACA ATCCGAACAAGACTGGTAGCTCCAGGTGGCAAAGCTCTTGGAGGCGTGGCAGGTTGCTTCTGTCACATGGTACAGAAGGAGGGCTTCCTTTCCCTCTACAAGGGACTTACTCCAGCACTTATAAGCATGGCTCCGGCCAGTGCCGTCTTTTATGCAGCCTATGACATGCTCAAGAGTTCTTCTCTCTCTCACAAGAAGAAGATGAGTGGAGGTGAGACTGAACTGGGACCCATAAGGACCTTAATATACGGTGCCATCGCTGGGGCCTGTGCAGAGACAGTAACATACCCCTTGGAAGTCATTAGGAGGAAGCTCCAGCTCCAACAGGCTGCCAATTTTGGTCTGGCTTCAGCCTTCATTCTGCAGATAGAAAGCGATGGAGTTGGATCACTTTTTTCAGGCCTGTTTCCTAGCACACTTCAG GTATTGCCATCAGCAGCTTTCAGCTATTTCTTCTACGAGACGATGAAGTCAATTCTGAAAATCAACTAA